One Vespa crabro chromosome 1, iyVesCrab1.2, whole genome shotgun sequence genomic region harbors:
- the LOC124426448 gene encoding uncharacterized protein LOC124426448 has translation MTKELHKSLINYFTYLKKLDEKWLELFTAAERPLQALKNQCEQLHFVSSEDVDNEEICMIDYAREKLIFKIFIGIENEISLLQDTLQRLNDAIQDLKNRLTNLEKSRSNISLHDEDMKDIVNGTPYRPKLNLLLEWAIEGFQYYHELYLSINKSMKAMDYKNEESIDNFADSFVEDRYKRIKLNRILAFTQFLIMEKVQ, from the exons ATGACGAAAGAATTGCATAAAAgtcttataaattattttacgtatttaaagaaattagacGAAAAATGGTTGGAATTATTCACAGCTGCGGAAAGACCGTTGCAAgctttaaaaaatcaatgcgAACAATTACATTTTGTCTCGAG tgaAGATGTCGATAACGAAGAAATCTGTATGATCGATTACGCGCGAGAAaaacttatttttaaaattttcatcggaattgaaaatgaaatttcccTTTTACAAGATACATTACAGCGTTTAAATGACGCCATTCAG gaTTTAAAAAATCGACTAACAAATTTGGAAAAATCTCGGAGTAATATTTCGTTACATGACGaagatatgaaagatattGTAAATGGAACACCTTATAGGccaaaattaaatttacttttagAATGGGCTATCGAAGGCTTTCAATATTATCACGAGTT ATAtctttctattaataaaagtatgaaagcgatggattataaaaatgaagaatcaATTGATAACTTTGCAGATTCTTTTGTAGAAGATCGTTACAAAAGAATCAAATTAAATA GGATACTAGCTTTTactcaatttttaataatggaaAAGGTTCAATAA